Proteins from a single region of Candidatus Krumholzibacteriia bacterium:
- a CDS encoding VTT domain-containing protein, whose protein sequence is MKRPAERTLRSALSQTVRSSFFWTLVAVGAVGIAGRLWMNSQSDPAGAVRAFGVMAPLAALTLQTMTIATPMGSSVIPVVNGMLFPLALAVALNLGAGLAGGTGMYYVFRRGEREVGIQKRVSAMPAWARRFARTDLMSLVILRMLPWAGGSLATALAGVYGVPLRVHLLSVFLGSIPGSVIYALLGAGIISR, encoded by the coding sequence ATGAAGCGGCCTGCAGAACGAACGCTCCGGAGCGCGTTATCGCAGACCGTCCGTTCCTCGTTCTTCTGGACACTCGTCGCGGTGGGAGCAGTGGGCATCGCCGGCAGGCTGTGGATGAACTCCCAGAGCGACCCGGCCGGCGCCGTGCGTGCGTTCGGCGTCATGGCTCCCCTGGCCGCGCTGACATTGCAGACGATGACCATCGCGACCCCGATGGGGTCCAGCGTGATTCCGGTGGTAAACGGTATGCTCTTTCCGCTGGCACTCGCGGTGGCGTTGAACCTTGGCGCCGGACTCGCGGGTGGCACCGGAATGTATTACGTGTTTCGCAGGGGCGAGCGAGAGGTGGGCATTCAGAAGCGGGTGAGTGCGATGCCCGCCTGGGCGCGTCGCTTTGCGCGCACGGACCTAATGTCGCTGGTCATCCTGCGCATGCTCCCCTGGGCCGGCGGAAGCCTGGCCACCGCGCTGGCGGGCGTGTACGGTGTTCCCCTGCGCGTCCATCTGCTGAGCGTCTTCCTCGGGTCGATACCCGGGTCGGTCATTTATGCCCTGCTCGGCGCGGGCATCATTTCGCGCTGA
- a CDS encoding serine/threonine-protein phosphatase codes for MSTVPPQEIRTPDAGSRWTRGPRHLGRFWRRLSDGLEVQQLWDQFRSEARTSYELYRLDVDEEDLGKIRGVRGWTRVARAWFWAIAMKLSPARRVLLVLALFFGVFGQWHFAFRDAELDLNFRSLGFLLLLVVLVLELADRVTMKRDLQIAREIQRWLVPNEAPRVAGIDISFTTRPANTVSGDYYDAFLLDEQSNRLLLVVADVAGKSVPAALLMASFHACLHSCARDCHGPPSLAVRLNEFACTRSLGGQRFTTAFLAELDLTTRVLHYVNAGHNQPVLRHPEGSTERLERGGMPFGIDPGQHYASGTVTLAPGELLFVFSDGLAEAVDAGDHEFGDARVVDAVRALDNTHAAAAIGSLLDQVDRFVGGTRQSDDITCLALRVE; via the coding sequence GTGTCCACAGTCCCGCCGCAAGAGATCCGTACGCCCGACGCCGGCTCCCGCTGGACGCGCGGACCGCGTCACCTCGGGCGCTTCTGGCGGCGCCTCTCCGATGGGCTCGAAGTCCAGCAACTGTGGGATCAGTTCCGCTCCGAGGCCCGCACCAGCTACGAACTCTACCGGTTGGACGTCGACGAAGAAGACCTGGGGAAGATCCGTGGCGTGCGCGGGTGGACGCGGGTGGCGCGGGCATGGTTCTGGGCCATCGCGATGAAACTCTCGCCGGCACGTCGGGTACTGCTGGTGCTGGCGCTTTTCTTCGGCGTGTTCGGGCAGTGGCACTTTGCGTTTCGTGACGCGGAACTCGATCTCAACTTCCGCAGCCTCGGGTTCCTGCTGCTCCTCGTCGTGCTCGTGCTCGAGCTGGCGGATCGGGTGACCATGAAGCGCGATCTCCAGATCGCGCGTGAGATCCAGCGCTGGCTGGTCCCCAACGAGGCGCCGCGCGTGGCCGGCATCGACATCAGCTTCACCACCCGCCCGGCCAACACCGTGTCCGGCGACTACTACGACGCGTTCCTGCTGGACGAACAGAGCAACAGATTGCTCCTCGTGGTGGCGGATGTCGCCGGGAAGAGCGTGCCGGCGGCCCTGCTGATGGCGTCGTTCCACGCGTGCCTGCACTCCTGCGCGCGCGACTGCCACGGGCCACCGTCACTCGCCGTGCGCCTCAACGAATTCGCCTGCACGCGCAGCCTGGGCGGACAACGGTTCACGACGGCGTTTCTGGCCGAGCTCGATCTCACCACGCGCGTGCTCCACTACGTCAACGCGGGGCACAACCAGCCGGTGCTCCGGCACCCGGAAGGCAGCACGGAGCGGCTGGAGCGCGGCGGGATGCCCTTCGGCATCGACCCGGGGCAGCACTACGCGTCCGGCACCGTGACCCTGGCACCGGGTGAACTTCTGTTTGTCTTCTCCGACGGGCTCGCGGAGGCGGTCGACGCGGGCGACCACGAGTTCGGCGACGCGCGCGTGGTGGATGCGGTGCGCGCGTTGGACAACACGCACGCGGCGGCGGCCATCGGTTCGTTGCTGGACCAGGTCGACCGGTTCGTCGGCGGCACCCGCCAGAGCGACGACATCACCTGCCTCGCCCTGCGCGTCGAGTAG
- a CDS encoding T9SS type A sorting domain-containing protein, whose protein sequence is MHAIRYVSVALVCLLCLFIAGAISTPTALTKEQPGTLPLVDATRASPDGAYCPTTEELGKLLFFDTNLSYPTGRSCASCHSPATGFADPNRINPVSTGAVNDVCGNRNAPTVAYCSHSPAFHYDAASGSFVGGQFWDGRAATLPEQARHPFVNPLEMNNYSLINVVQKVSMSSYANLFKEVYGDDCFNDAEAAYGMITNAIAAYEHSKELNPFSSKYDHYLKGTAPLGRREAAGLALFEGKGGCSGCHPSAPGAGGSPPLFTDFSYHNVGVPRNPYNPYYSLPPRLNPAGEAWVDGGLGAVLNAPELMGKMKVPTLRNVALTAPYGHNGLFKSLRGMVEFCANANVGHRLEPEVPTNVNLTDFGNAGLREREIDALVAFLNTLSDGYVRPVYKDPGDPMLTPDTPPIRRDVALSIAPNPFNPATRIEFTLNAPAPVRLAVYDVSGRLVRRLVDEELPGGVHAATWDGTDASGTSVASGIYFVRLTTGKQTLVRKAVLTR, encoded by the coding sequence ATGCACGCGATACGGTACGTTTCGGTGGCACTGGTCTGCCTGCTATGCCTGTTCATTGCGGGCGCCATCAGCACACCGACCGCACTGACGAAAGAGCAGCCCGGCACGCTGCCTCTCGTCGACGCAACTCGCGCCAGCCCGGACGGTGCTTATTGCCCAACCACGGAGGAGCTCGGCAAGCTGCTCTTCTTTGACACCAACCTCAGTTATCCGACCGGACGGTCTTGTGCCAGTTGCCATAGCCCCGCAACGGGGTTCGCGGACCCCAACAGAATCAACCCCGTTTCCACGGGCGCCGTCAACGACGTATGCGGAAATCGTAACGCACCCACGGTGGCATATTGCAGTCACAGCCCGGCGTTTCACTACGACGCCGCCAGCGGCAGCTTCGTCGGCGGGCAGTTCTGGGACGGCCGCGCCGCAACCCTGCCGGAGCAGGCGAGGCATCCCTTCGTCAATCCGCTGGAAATGAACAACTACAGTTTGATCAACGTGGTTCAGAAAGTGAGCATGTCTTCGTACGCCAATCTGTTCAAAGAGGTCTACGGTGACGATTGCTTCAACGACGCAGAGGCGGCGTACGGGATGATCACCAACGCCATCGCGGCGTACGAGCACAGCAAGGAACTCAATCCGTTCAGTTCCAAGTACGACCACTACCTGAAAGGAACCGCTCCCCTGGGCCGTCGCGAAGCGGCGGGCCTCGCGCTATTCGAGGGCAAGGGCGGTTGCAGCGGCTGCCATCCGAGCGCTCCCGGCGCAGGAGGATCTCCCCCCCTGTTCACGGACTTCAGCTACCACAACGTCGGCGTTCCAAGGAACCCGTACAATCCGTACTACAGCCTTCCGCCACGGCTGAACCCGGCCGGCGAAGCGTGGGTTGACGGCGGCCTGGGCGCCGTACTCAATGCTCCGGAACTGATGGGCAAGATGAAGGTGCCCACGCTGCGCAACGTGGCACTCACCGCCCCCTATGGACACAACGGCCTCTTCAAGTCGCTGCGGGGGATGGTGGAGTTCTGCGCCAATGCAAACGTGGGCCACCGGCTGGAACCGGAAGTACCCACCAACGTGAACCTCACCGACTTCGGAAACGCGGGGTTGCGCGAGCGCGAAATCGACGCGCTCGTGGCTTTCCTCAACACACTGAGCGACGGTTATGTCCGCCCGGTCTACAAGGACCCGGGTGATCCGATGCTCACGCCGGATACCCCGCCGATCCGCCGCGATGTGGCGCTGTCGATTGCTCCCAACCCGTTCAACCCGGCCACACGCATCGAGTTCACGCTCAACGCGCCGGCGCCGGTGCGATTGGCCGTCTACGACGTCAGCGGCCGCCTGGTCAGGCGTCTCGTGGACGAGGAGCTTCCTGGCGGCGTCCACGCGGCCACGTGGGATGGGACCGATGCCTCGGGCACCTCGGTGGCATCGGGCATCTACTTCGTCCGCCTGACCACGGGCAAGCAGACGCTGGTTCGCAAGGCCGTGCTGACGCGGTGA
- a CDS encoding GMC family oxidoreductase: MTFSTTPSDMFDPAGDTTLRTNVCVIGSGFCGAIIAVELATAGIDVLLLEAGSEAPDHRLDAMLDRVDVSGGTELHFGFARQLGGASNLWAGRLAALDPIDFEQRAWVPHSGWPLSMQDLEPWYRRAGEILGLQDSGLLAAPGHTRPRFLSAGAIEFKLFQWANRHFNAADYLREAARRMDRLRVMMNAPVVRLCERGDAGSVETAEVALPNGKIVRVHARRFVVAAGGIQTPRLLLNSTAVRPAGIGGDAVGRYLSTHPKANMATVILMKRVSTRHPLFSDQPSNGGTARCGVGFTAAAQREHRLLNHYVQVLPFAEYRANKLFDAWRGSHAFNSPLIDRSPLISGFIPGAGKIAFEMMGRLGGMQRRARKFILRAFLDQYPNPNNRVTLSGRRDAFGMPLADVTWTFSPEDRASVIAFFELLEREMRADDVARMDYGRLRTAQAWPLIGIHSHFMGTTRMGDDPRTSVTDRDCRIHGCDNVFVAGPSLFPAYGYANPVYTIAALSLRLAEHLKTRLP; this comes from the coding sequence ATGACCTTCTCTACAACACCCTCGGACATGTTCGATCCCGCGGGAGACACCACTCTGCGGACGAACGTGTGCGTCATCGGTTCCGGTTTCTGCGGGGCCATCATTGCGGTCGAACTGGCCACGGCCGGTATCGACGTCCTCCTGCTGGAGGCCGGCTCGGAGGCGCCCGACCACCGCCTCGACGCCATGCTGGACCGCGTGGATGTGTCCGGTGGCACCGAGCTTCATTTTGGGTTTGCGCGGCAGCTCGGCGGCGCAAGCAATTTGTGGGCGGGGAGGCTGGCCGCGCTGGATCCGATCGACTTTGAGCAGCGGGCATGGGTTCCTCACAGCGGTTGGCCTCTGTCCATGCAGGACCTCGAGCCCTGGTACCGCCGCGCGGGAGAGATCCTCGGACTCCAGGATTCGGGTCTCCTGGCGGCACCGGGCCACACGCGCCCGCGCTTCCTGTCCGCCGGAGCAATCGAGTTCAAATTGTTCCAGTGGGCGAACCGGCACTTCAATGCGGCCGACTACCTGAGAGAGGCCGCGCGCAGGATGGACCGGTTGCGCGTTATGATGAACGCGCCCGTCGTGCGTCTGTGCGAGCGGGGCGACGCGGGATCGGTGGAGACCGCCGAGGTCGCGCTGCCGAATGGAAAGATCGTCCGCGTGCACGCGCGGCGTTTCGTGGTCGCCGCCGGCGGCATCCAGACGCCGCGTCTGCTGCTCAACTCGACGGCGGTGCGTCCCGCCGGCATCGGCGGCGACGCCGTCGGCCGCTATCTCTCCACCCACCCCAAGGCCAACATGGCCACGGTGATCCTCATGAAGCGTGTTTCGACCCGCCACCCGCTCTTCTCGGACCAGCCGTCCAATGGGGGCACCGCCCGCTGCGGGGTGGGCTTCACCGCGGCCGCCCAGCGCGAGCACCGGCTGCTCAACCACTACGTCCAGGTCCTGCCGTTCGCGGAGTATCGCGCCAACAAACTCTTCGACGCCTGGCGCGGATCACACGCGTTCAATTCTCCCCTGATCGATCGCTCGCCGTTGATCAGCGGTTTCATCCCGGGGGCAGGGAAGATTGCATTTGAGATGATGGGCCGGCTGGGCGGTATGCAACGCCGCGCACGCAAATTCATCCTGCGCGCGTTTCTGGATCAGTATCCCAACCCGAACAACCGCGTCACGCTTTCCGGCAGGCGGGACGCATTCGGGATGCCGCTGGCCGACGTGACGTGGACCTTCTCGCCGGAGGATCGTGCCTCCGTCATCGCATTCTTCGAGCTGCTGGAGCGGGAGATGCGGGCGGACGATGTCGCGCGCATGGACTACGGCCGCCTGCGCACCGCGCAGGCGTGGCCCCTGATTGGAATTCACTCGCACTTCATGGGGACGACGCGGATGGGCGACGACCCGCGCACATCGGTCACCGACCGCGACTGCCGGATCCACGGGTGCGACAACGTGTTCGTTGCCGGCCCGTCGCTGTTCCCGGCCTACGGCTACGCCAACCCGGTGTACACCATCGCCGCGCTGTCGCTGCGCCTGGCGGAGCACCTCAAGACGCGACTCCCGTAA
- the nrfD gene encoding polysulfide reductase NrfD has product MGTSFNDIQGFIYPNEIELHWSILVVVYPYVTGLVAGAFILASLVKVFKVKELQPVYRLAMLTALAFLLVAPLPLLAHLGHPEKSFEIFLTPNTRSAMAMFGFVYAWYLMAVLLLEMWFDYRRDLILWARKERGFTKFVHRVISLFSFDVSDRAIRFDRRAVQAITIIGIPSAFLLHGYVGFIFGSVKANPWWSSVLMPIVFLFSAIVSGIALVLLIYMIVTPMRGSQIDMSCLDRLASYLFYAMIVDFSLEILDFVHRIYESEESIEILGQLVEGRLFVSLVVIQLLMGMVVPLIAIVVVKLFRFPAELRRTLYFLSAILVQVGIFSTRWNVVIGGQLFSKSLRGLTTYKMSILGIEGLLTAIAMLVLPLLILAVLLRILPPWPEARNPEHPAPVTPAAT; this is encoded by the coding sequence GTGGGTACTTCGTTCAACGACATTCAGGGGTTCATCTACCCCAACGAGATCGAACTCCACTGGAGCATTCTGGTGGTGGTTTATCCGTACGTCACCGGGCTGGTGGCGGGCGCCTTCATCCTGGCCTCGCTGGTCAAGGTGTTCAAGGTGAAGGAACTGCAGCCCGTGTACCGGCTGGCGATGCTCACCGCCCTGGCGTTCCTGCTGGTGGCGCCCCTGCCGCTGCTGGCCCACCTGGGACACCCGGAGAAGTCGTTCGAGATCTTCCTCACGCCGAACACACGCTCCGCCATGGCCATGTTCGGTTTCGTGTACGCGTGGTACCTGATGGCGGTGTTGCTGCTGGAGATGTGGTTCGACTACCGCAGGGATCTCATCCTGTGGGCGCGAAAGGAGCGCGGCTTCACGAAGTTCGTGCACCGCGTGATATCGCTGTTCTCCTTCGACGTCTCCGACAGGGCAATCCGTTTCGACCGCCGCGCCGTGCAGGCCATCACTATCATCGGCATCCCGTCGGCATTCCTGCTGCACGGCTACGTGGGCTTCATCTTCGGGTCGGTGAAGGCAAATCCCTGGTGGTCCAGCGTGCTCATGCCCATCGTGTTTCTGTTCTCCGCCATCGTGTCGGGCATCGCGCTGGTGCTGCTGATCTACATGATCGTCACCCCCATGCGCGGCTCCCAGATCGACATGTCGTGCCTGGACCGTCTGGCGAGCTACCTCTTCTACGCAATGATCGTGGACTTCTCGCTGGAGATCCTGGACTTCGTCCACCGCATCTACGAGTCCGAGGAGTCCATTGAAATTCTGGGCCAGCTGGTGGAAGGGCGCCTCTTCGTGAGCCTGGTGGTGATCCAGTTGCTGATGGGCATGGTGGTGCCACTGATCGCCATCGTGGTGGTGAAGCTGTTCCGCTTCCCCGCCGAATTGCGGCGGACCCTGTACTTCCTTTCCGCAATCCTGGTTCAGGTGGGCATCTTCTCCACGCGCTGGAACGTGGTGATCGGCGGACAGCTCTTCTCCAAGAGCCTGCGCGGACTCACCACCTACAAGATGTCCATTCTGGGCATCGAGGGTCTGCTCACGGCCATCGCGATGCTCGTGCTTCCGTTGCTGATCCTCGCCGTGTTGCTGCGCATCCTGCCCCCGTGGCCGGAAGCACGCAACCCGGAGCATCCGGCGCCGGTGACGCCCGCAGCCACCTGA
- a CDS encoding 4Fe-4S dicluster domain-containing protein, with protein MNDVQITTSQTPENQELPRRDFIKKALCTIAALLVPRTLVASKEMEEAPVWVLANGYKPGEHYWGMGIDTSKCIGCGRCVEACKTENNVPRESAYFRTWVERYRITAEGETVVDSPDGAINGFTDDGEVPNPLRTFFVPKLCNHCDNPPCVQVCPVGATYKSPDGVVLVDSSYCIGCRYCIQACPYGARFLHPETKTAEKCTFCYHRITQGLLPACVEACPTQARVFGEVRKKPSPLQRFLRMNRIGILKPYLNTEPKVFYANLDGEVN; from the coding sequence ATGAACGACGTACAGATCACGACCAGCCAGACGCCCGAAAACCAGGAACTCCCGCGGCGCGACTTCATCAAGAAGGCGCTGTGCACCATCGCCGCGCTGCTGGTTCCCCGCACCCTGGTGGCGAGCAAGGAGATGGAAGAAGCGCCGGTGTGGGTGCTGGCCAACGGCTACAAGCCCGGCGAGCACTACTGGGGCATGGGCATCGACACCAGCAAGTGCATCGGGTGCGGGCGCTGCGTGGAGGCGTGCAAGACGGAGAACAATGTACCGCGCGAATCCGCGTACTTCCGCACCTGGGTGGAGCGCTACCGGATCACGGCCGAAGGCGAGACGGTGGTTGACAGCCCCGACGGCGCCATCAACGGCTTCACCGACGACGGCGAGGTTCCCAATCCGCTGCGGACGTTCTTCGTGCCCAAGCTGTGCAATCATTGCGACAATCCGCCGTGCGTGCAGGTGTGCCCGGTGGGCGCCACCTACAAGTCGCCCGACGGCGTGGTGCTGGTGGACAGTTCCTACTGCATCGGCTGCCGCTACTGCATCCAGGCGTGCCCGTACGGCGCCCGCTTCCTGCACCCGGAAACCAAGACCGCCGAGAAGTGCACCTTCTGCTACCACCGCATCACCCAGGGGCTGCTGCCGGCCTGCGTGGAGGCGTGTCCCACCCAGGCGCGCGTGTTCGGCGAGGTGCGAAAGAAGCCCAGCCCGCTGCAGCGCTTCCTGCGCATGAACCGCATCGGGATCCTCAAGCCGTACCTCAACACGGAACCCAAGGTGTTCTACGCCAACCTGGACGGTGAGGTGAACTAG
- a CDS encoding nucleotidyltransferase family protein, translating to MIIGVVLAAGRGERFGSDKLLRPLGGQPVILRTLANCLAASLDAVVVVVGDAGSGVEAAVRGAFAHEARVSVVHNPDAVRGHITSLKAGLRVLPGDASAAAVFLADMPLVAPAITDAVLDAHRATGQLTVPLCAGVWRHPRVIPAERFDDFLALGDGAGGGVIFERFRDQVTAVEAGEPCNYLDIDTPEDLARAESFILP from the coding sequence GTGATCATCGGCGTGGTGCTCGCAGCCGGGCGTGGTGAACGCTTCGGGTCCGACAAGCTGCTGCGGCCGCTGGGCGGGCAACCCGTCATTCTGCGGACACTGGCCAATTGTCTCGCGGCGTCGCTGGATGCGGTGGTCGTTGTGGTGGGTGATGCGGGTAGTGGCGTGGAGGCCGCGGTTCGCGGCGCCTTCGCGCACGAAGCGCGCGTGTCCGTTGTGCACAATCCGGACGCCGTACGCGGGCACATCACCTCGCTCAAGGCGGGCCTGCGCGTTCTTCCCGGTGACGCCAGCGCGGCCGCTGTCTTCCTGGCTGACATGCCGCTGGTGGCCCCGGCAATCACCGACGCGGTCCTCGATGCGCATCGCGCAACCGGGCAACTCACCGTGCCGCTGTGCGCAGGCGTATGGCGCCACCCGCGGGTGATTCCCGCCGAACGCTTCGACGACTTCCTCGCGCTCGGCGACGGCGCTGGCGGGGGCGTCATTTTCGAGAGGTTCCGCGACCAGGTGACCGCGGTTGAGGCCGGCGAGCCCTGTAACTATCTCGACATCGACACGCCCGAAGACCTGGCGCGCGCCGAGTCGTTCATCCTCCCCTGA
- a CDS encoding XdhC family protein, protein MNFSLLDSILRTRDGVLATIIGASGHTYKKTGQQALYAPGGIEPVHGNLGALCADQEIIARADEARASEKPLTVTIDTTGAMDELMGSGTGCGGTLTLLLEPIGPAHKRTYAQLGAHLKSGPAVFLVHDTETGDLRVETGTPRPGESLHIERIAPLTPLVLFGATPLARRIAALAADMDFVVHLADWRPAFLDLFRSMPGIEIQTRGFSPPPDACVVLMSHSFQRDLAALRDCLGAGCRYVGVLSSRSRRDRMFAALAAEGVSANALSSVHSPVGLDIGAQTDAEIAVAILAEIIGTLRA, encoded by the coding sequence ATGAATTTCTCTCTGCTCGATAGCATCCTGCGCACCAGAGACGGCGTTCTGGCGACCATCATCGGCGCCAGCGGCCACACCTACAAGAAGACCGGCCAGCAGGCGCTGTACGCGCCCGGCGGTATCGAACCCGTGCACGGCAACCTCGGCGCGCTGTGCGCGGACCAGGAGATCATCGCGCGCGCCGACGAGGCGCGTGCGTCGGAAAAGCCCCTCACCGTCACCATCGACACCACCGGCGCCATGGACGAACTCATGGGCAGCGGCACCGGCTGCGGTGGCACGCTGACACTGCTGCTGGAACCGATCGGACCGGCGCACAAACGTACCTACGCGCAGCTGGGCGCGCACCTGAAGTCGGGGCCGGCGGTATTCCTGGTGCACGACACCGAAACCGGCGACCTGCGCGTGGAGACCGGGACGCCGCGGCCGGGTGAGTCCCTTCATATCGAGAGAATCGCACCCCTGACACCGCTGGTGCTCTTTGGCGCCACGCCGCTCGCCCGCCGTATCGCAGCGCTTGCCGCCGACATGGATTTCGTGGTGCACCTGGCGGACTGGCGCCCCGCATTCCTGGACCTGTTCCGCAGCATGCCCGGCATCGAGATTCAAACCCGGGGGTTCTCGCCGCCGCCGGATGCGTGCGTGGTGCTCATGTCGCACAGCTTCCAGCGTGATCTCGCGGCGCTGCGCGACTGCCTGGGCGCCGGGTGCCGCTACGTCGGCGTGCTGAGTTCGCGCAGCCGGCGCGACCGCATGTTCGCGGCACTGGCCGCAGAAGGCGTATCCGCGAACGCGCTCTCAAGCGTTCATTCCCCGGTCGGACTCGACATCGGTGCGCAGACCGACGCGGAGATCGCGGTGGCCATCCTGGCCGAGATCATCGGGACGTTGCGCGCGTGA
- a CDS encoding FAD binding domain-containing protein produces the protein MLRIEPFELLQPRTLAEATEMLATRGHAMVIAGGSDLVPKLKREQFSPGAVVSLAGVDGITGVTREKDVVRIGALTRLCELERAPEIGGLTALREAAGVVATPIIRGMATVGGNLLQDTRCRYYDRGSFWREATGSCLKKDADVCRVASGGNRCFATLCSDLAPALIVLGASVTLCGRETRSLRLEDLYSDDGIAPFKMKGEILTHVEVPAKERFSRYRKLRIRDSFDFPEVGVAVSIDGAGETLRVSVAVTAVAPSIPVFRQEVARDQLKGVADTVYAAIKPMDTLFFPPAHRKSVARNFLLRIFDEFLSAR, from the coding sequence ATGCTGAGAATCGAACCGTTTGAACTGCTGCAGCCGCGTACGCTCGCGGAGGCAACCGAGATGCTCGCCACGCGCGGGCACGCGATGGTCATCGCCGGGGGTTCGGACCTGGTTCCCAAACTCAAGCGGGAGCAGTTCTCACCCGGGGCCGTGGTATCGCTGGCCGGCGTGGACGGCATCACCGGCGTCACGCGCGAAAAAGACGTGGTGCGCATCGGCGCGCTCACGCGCCTGTGCGAGCTGGAACGCGCGCCCGAAATCGGCGGGCTCACCGCGCTCCGCGAGGCTGCCGGCGTGGTGGCAACACCCATCATCCGCGGCATGGCCACGGTGGGTGGAAACCTGCTGCAGGATACGCGTTGCCGGTACTACGACCGCGGATCGTTCTGGCGCGAGGCCACCGGATCGTGTCTCAAGAAGGACGCCGACGTGTGCCGCGTGGCCAGCGGGGGCAACCGCTGCTTCGCCACGCTGTGCTCGGACCTGGCGCCGGCGCTCATCGTGCTGGGCGCCAGCGTCACGCTGTGCGGCAGGGAAACACGCTCGCTGCGCCTGGAGGATCTCTACAGCGACGACGGCATCGCCCCCTTCAAGATGAAGGGTGAGATCCTCACCCACGTGGAGGTTCCGGCGAAGGAGCGCTTCTCGCGCTACCGGAAGTTACGTATCCGCGATTCGTTCGACTTCCCGGAGGTGGGGGTCGCGGTGAGCATCGACGGCGCCGGCGAAACGCTGCGCGTCTCGGTGGCCGTGACGGCGGTGGCGCCGTCGATTCCGGTGTTCCGCCAGGAGGTCGCGCGCGACCAGCTCAAGGGCGTCGCCGACACCGTCTACGCGGCCATCAAGCCCATGGACACCCTCTTCTTCCCACCCGCGCACCGCAAGAGCGTCGCGCGAAACTTCCTGCTGCGCATCTTCGATGAATTTCTCTCTGCTCGATAG